The Phlebotomus papatasi isolate M1 chromosome 3, Ppap_2.1, whole genome shotgun sequence genomic sequence gtacattgttcagtttacatattttattattcagtttacaatgtttcgtgaaaaatgtccattcagacgcttcaatcatttgcaccgggcgggactcgaactcacaactgtgacagtcgagccgggggtcactccgcccaagagccgaacgctcttaccaattgcaccacggaccccctaaTGATGGGTAATATAATTGACTATTATTTTTGGTACACCTATTTTTAATACCTTTGCTACTTCAAAATTCAACTCTTTTTTTGCAACATCATAAGACGATTATAATCGCTTTCTAGTGACATGAACTTTGTCATGAAGGGTAGAAGGCTAGAAAAACAGTGATCAAGAATAATGGAGATAGTGTGACAATGCTTTCTTTCAACTTTATCCAATAAATCGTACAGAAAAGTACAAGCGAAGGCTGCTAAAGAAGATTTATTATTCATGGATGTTGTTTTTATCTTCATTGCTGAATTTCACAACCccgaaaatcagaaaaaaaaactcctccTCCATGTGGGTGGTGAAATGTTTATGAGACAGAGTCAAGAGGAAAAATTGTTTAACAAGACTATGGATGAAATAACTTAATACCGAGCTCTAACACAATCTTTGACGAGAAAGAAATATCAATTgagattattttctttttgtcgAAATATACAAATATTTGAGGAAACATGTTAGCGGTGTCAGAAAATCCCCAGTATTCACTGTCAGTTTTTAGCGTGAAGAAGATGCCATATCTTTTGGGGTAAAAGCCACCCCACAGAAACCCATGTCCAATTTTCATCCCTCCAGCCAACATACATTTTCCTCCACAGCAAGacgtaaaagaaatttatttcctTGCTAGAACTTGTGAGTCGAAAGTCATTCATCTTGTGGCGCGAACTTATAACTTTGGCCCTGTCTGACCCACAGCCGTTTATCATTTTGGggcgtgtgtgtgtgtgttggGGGAGAGAAAGGGGGTAGTTGGGATCTGAAAACTTAGGGTTGGGCAGGATGGTATCCGACCATGAGAGGATTGAAGTCGCACGCTaagagaagaaaatgagaacCACTTGATTTTTCTTTCTTGGGGAATAACCACCCACTTTCTTCAATATATTCACATTATATTCCCATCCTTAGTGCTATGACTAGACACTTTATTTGCACTCCTTTCCAAGGAGCTCTTTTTTTCAGCTAGGAAAATGCCAAGGCGAGAAGGAAACTGCAAGTTGGCAATATCATGGACAAATTTAACTGATGGTCTCACCATATTTCTACATTTATCCTATTTTTCAGCAAAAGGgttgtaatttttattaaatgtgaTAGATGTTATGGCAAAGACCACAAACTACGATATAAGGAATTCTTTGTCTTTACCAGGTTCTGAGATTGCGAGTAAAGAAAGTGGTATAAATTATTGCTTAAGTATAAAATCGTAATGGAAATTTATAAAAGCTATAAATGACCAGTTCGTGTATTGAAAACTTCTGCATTCTGCCATGAAAAAACtcttcatatttattgaaattttcgaactactagggtaaagtgatacaagttagaCATAGTGATACatgttggacaattcgccggtacaagttggatatggcctttttcttgataaagacagaacaaaatttgtttttaagcacaaggaatcaaattataaaactaaagcattaaaaatatacaaataaaaatgaagtactaaatttatcaagacaaaaatccctgtccaaattgtaccattgtccaacttgtacctctgtccaacttgtaccactttaccctaatgtattaaatgcatttttttttgtagtaaagGAGGGCGTTCAGGCTTTGAACACACCCTAGGTTCAAATACTTTACGCTTTTCtgatattcctttaatgaatctaacttATTTTTCAAGAATGTGTGATTCTTAAGTCAcacatattaaaatataaaaatattaaaactgaGAGTGTAATTCTGGCCAAGAAAATACATTAATTAATATTATGAacttaatcttcgaatagtcaatgattctttttgttttaaatatttatccattttaggatgtattaacagaaTAATCGTTAAAGAataatcgttaaattttaggtataatttaaatttaaatggtgTTGTAGAAACTTAGTGTGGAAAGAGTATTACgaaaaaaatgtgacaaatcACTTTTGTTACTAGAAGTCTTGTGGTTTGTGGTGAAGTGTAGAGTTTTCGTTTgatgattttcattaaaatttattagttttcattaaagattgtttttgtttttgttaagTCTTTAAATTCCTggggaaattttctatctggATCTTGTATTTCGTGCaaaaaaaagtagatactttgtgagcgtttCTCCAATGAGTTAGTGTTTCCTATTCCGGCAAAATCATTTGCttccctaaatttcttatttattttagttcttTTCAATATCTAGGTTGCAAAATACCCaatgatagaaaaaaacgaCGCCTCTAGGTGAAAGTACCCATGATTTAGATTTagacggtcccaagcttcataatgactaaatttttcctatgttcctgaataaatgtgacttcgcgatatattttaaaaacaagacagttgcccctagtttttaaaatgtggGTGCTATGAGTCACATTAATTGGAAAACttaggaaaaaattattcattataaagcttgggaccgtataaagcatgggcactttcccctataaaaaagatgatgtggaaaaagccttggaagagttccTGAAGGGCAAGCCGCTTCGCGAATCTAGACGTAAATTTGAGGAGCCAAAATCAAATCTTCAGGAGTAATTATACGTAgcggaagtgtgccaaatttaggccagcttctaatttcggccacattgagtataatttcggccatggaaataacttagttaaaattatgtatgttatcttcgaatagtcaatgaattcattttgcttttaaatatttattttaggatgtattaacacaaagaccgttaaattttaggtataatttgaatttaaattgcgttgtgaAAACTCATTGTAGAaggagtcttacaaaaaatgtgacagatcgattgtgtttctagtagtcttctgatttgtggtgaagtgcaagaggttttccttcggtgtttttcatgaaaatcacttagttttcattaaagattgtttctgtttatgttaataatgaatcaatcttcaaatttcgggtaaaatttcccagctggatacTGTATATAcgttgtgagcgtctctccggtgaggtagtgttgcctattccggcaacatcttttgctttcctaaatttcttattcattttatgtttttttttttcaatttatgagttctacaatgtccagagaaaaaaaacatcgcttctatgacaaatatgatgtggaaaaggccttggaagagttcaggaagggcaaattgctacggtaatctgcgcgtaaatttgggaTGCCAAGGtaaactcttcaggtcttcagaacAAATTACATACACGGAAggtctcagggcttgtgggtcctataaacgtattaaactaaatactaaactcgttccgtttgacgttttaatccgttgcgtcacaaaaggtgaccagaaaaaaggtggccgaaattacactcacagtggccggaatattacccaaagcaatgcctATATTTTATTggtcatttttcaatatttaaagaaaataaagatgttCAAGTACTTTTCAAGGTTCTAAACAACACTcctgaaaaagaagtaacaaggAATTTGaatatgttgaaaattattacatttcaaacttaagactacGGTGCTTATTttcaactatgctgaaatttggcacacttaccctaaatccgaaattattttatctccaaataaAGTTAACAATTAGATAGATAAAGATCTATACTAACTTGTGATGAAAATCCGACTATAAAATCAAATTAGACAAGTAATTAGGTAAGTTGCCTACCTGGGAATATTTTTGCACTCTCAACCGTTACGCTAAACAtctaaaaagtgaaaagtttttagcattataagataccttaccgaatggagggataaatatactaattttttgttttaatacattttttcctcggaacactgtgagctgagtccgagatcaatttaggaaattggcttcaaattgcTCCATATAataaggccaacttgccaggcgcttgaaaTTAGAAAtccttttacataagtttttcataaaacccaTCCTCAAGTGGCCGACataggacactttaccttacaaaACTGAcaaaaatcacagaaaaatttcaaaattttctgaacCAAATTTGTACATCCAAGACAAACTGTATATTACAAACGAACATGAAATTTCATGAGGTCATAATACAGAAATACTCAGTCAATAATTCAATATTAGCAAATGAAGTGGTGATTTTGCGTTGTTGAGTAAAATGATAATCATAGAAATAAACTTTGTCAACCGGTCgtgatgaaaattaaatattgaataatgatgtttgttaaaaaaaaagaataaattctgataaaaatgtGTATGcataattcttttcttttcattttacaagtGAGTGTCAAAAGTTAAGGTGTTTTGAAGATGATCGATTTAAGAgtaatgttgaaatttataattGCATATATTCTACTATATCTAACGACATCAttcccacaattttttttttcattttattttactaGATATTTTTGTGGTTGGCTAGTTTAGTGTTCTTGGGACCTATATCTTCATTGTCGCCTAAGGATGTGGATTGGTGCGAAATTGAAAAGTATCATTGCAAAAACGCTCATCATGTTGCATGTTTAGACCCAAAAACCGACGATAATTTTTTCCCTTctgtaaaattaattgattcAACCGAAGAATTTAAGCAGAAACTACTGAAACAGATAAATGATAATCGAAATGAACTTGCTGCAGGAACGTTTCCGGGTATCCCATATCAAGCGTCAAGAATGATGAAGGTAGATTGGAGTGAAACTATGGAATATTTATCACGAGCTGAATTACAGAGACGCAATTCGTCAAATTATTGCCGAATATCAAGCAATGGAGCATTGGATGATACTGTTGAAACATTTTCTGCAAAGCTTCCAAATCTCTTTATTagtaataaaaatcaacttgatAGTTTTTTCGATTACTTCATTAGCCTTATATTTTACTCAGTGTTTGCGCGGACTAAAatccaaaaatataatttagtagATATAAAAGCGAATACTGTAGAATTGtataaactttttgaaaataatactgTTAACGGAGCATCTTTCACTGACCAATATCTATATGGAATAGGTTGTGCCTTTTCAATTCTACCTTCTTTTGAAGATTCTCCAAATAGAACCGACAATGATCAAGAGCTGAATTCTAAATTTCTTTGTACACTTCAGCACAGATTCAATTACAATTATACATATAAAATTGGTCCACCTTGCTCTGAGTGTAATTTACTGAAAATGCGCTGTAGTAAGTATTACCCAAATCTTTGCGAGAAATACGATGAAGAATCTGAAAAAGTAGATATTCACAGTAAAATTGGAAGTGGATCACTGGCCAATAAAACTTTCGGAGTATTAATTATTTTGCTGAGTGGTTTTGTAATTCATCACGGTATAAACTGATCGTGATTACTAAACTTTTgggaatttaagaattttccaacaCAGAAGACACAATTCATGTATTATTATAAATTGAcaataatagggtcatcccttttacaattgtgaaagaaaaaaaatatttaaaaaaatcaatataacagaagagaaaagaaattaacaaagaatgaatcaaaatacaaaaatataaaaaactataaaatacaaaaattaaaaataataaaaataaaaaaataaaaataaatataaaataatatgtaattgattgtaaaaaattaaaaaaaaagatcaaattgaacattatgactttgtttttaattaggagaaaggttcataattctgtccagtttcttattctggacactttgaggataaaattggacactaagaataaattgattaaaatgatggatttttattccaatatttgatgaataatgaattctatctaaatatttgttctttttggaagattttaacactaaatacgttaaattttgaatatgatttgagttaaaattgctttgttggaAATTCAgtatgagcaattgcttacgagaaatatgacagaattttgtctttacttcagtcttatttagctgtggtgaagtactaacaatgtttcttcgctttttttgagtaatattattgaatattcattgaatattgtgttgattcccGTTAGTAGTGATTTGCACATTTTACCTGAAGTGAGATTGGCCTtgcgaattagatttttcgtgtgagaaattgaaaattttttaagacattgacCATTGAggtactccttattttggacaggtatttttctcacgaaatttcgtgaagttttagcttttgtgatgattaggttggacaaatgcctggagaaacaaaggagcatcatctctacgaaagagatgtagcgagaaatgccttgaaagactcccggaaaggccagggaatgcacAAATCCGAGCGTACTAGCAGTACCAaagtcaattcactttaatgaatgatatggaaagtttccgggcttctgtgacattctacgtttcccttacatgaacaggaagaggacttggtaagattggttcatcaaatgaagaacaatgggcatcctgttcaggcaaattagctgtccaaatttacagtaaagttgtccaaattaataaccaagttgtccacaataagagtcaaattcacctctacatatcaattcatttttaaacgtattaagactaacttttgtaaaaaacaaagacaataaacccatgccaagtttctaagcaactcttctgaaaaaagagtaacaaaaaaatcaattagtattgaaaataccgtacttcaaacttggaacatcgatgattataagcagactgtccaaaattatgagcctttaccctacctatattaaattattttactctGAGATCCTGGATTTTAAAaatctatagggggaagtggggcacctttgaaattgggatttttctcctatgtttaaatgcaACTTAGCCGTATCATAAtctaatttagcttttcaatctgttcgtgcaactaaattatatcacgataaggctcaattttatttaaaaataggtaaaaaatcgcaatttcaaaggtaccccacttccccctattataTAATTAACCTAATAAagaagagaaaattattttcctgtTGCTTCTGACTCTGTCAAATAATTTGGCCATCGCAGACCGATTGACTGGGTTAATAATAATTCTAGGTCACCTAACACTTTGAAATATGTGGGACATGTTTGATGTCATGAGGAGCATCAATGAGGAGCATCAATTTGATCAGAAATCCATCAAAATGACACATTTTTAGCTAAtcacactttttgcaacgtccgTTGAGCAAATtggattacgaaaaaaaaataactgatGGATTTTCGGAGTGTAGCTTGAGGAGAAATGCTTCAAGTAATATCTGTCACGGTGCCGTATTTgtgcatttgaaaatcaacCAGTAAAAACTGGACATGATTGATTGATTGACTGATTGATTGATTAGTGTAAATGAGGGTTTTAGCTGGTCGTCAATGTCACCGATTGATGCTGTCACAACAATCACTTCAATACAGACCAAACATAAATATTGTAGCAATATTTTGATGGGATAGGGAAACATTGCAGTGGGTGTGCCTAAATAATAAGATGAGTTCAATTTAATGTGAATTACCATCTTTAACACTTTTCCAattattcaagattttgattgACGTTAAATGTGTTGACATAttccaattaaattttatcGCTCATCAAATGGAAATAAAAAGGACTATTCCTCTGTGATGGAGACTTTCATCACATCAGAGTTTATACAgggaaaaattgttgaaaatttcacgattctTTGACAACGCAGTTTCACGGCATTTGTCTGTGACTGATGTGTGTTCAATTTATAAATCGTTTGGAAATTAAAGTGTTGGAGTTTGGAGTGGTAGTGCTTCTGAAATTCTGCAAATGGGTAACATAAGTACAGAAAAAACGTCAGTTACTAacatcccaagaagcaaaaaggCAACAGAACAAGTAATATTAACTTCTTCCTTTGTATATTCCTTAATGCTCTTTAATTTAAAGGAATTGAGAAGTATTATAATATACAGAAGTATTTAATGAAATACCTTACTGTAAAGGGGGTAGTGTTAATTAGGACGTCAAGAGGGgtctatacttttttttattgtttatatcGATTAAGCAGGGGTAGAATGATAACATTTCGACGTTATCTAATCGATAGTAACGATAAATCTATCTTTTAGATTAAgtgaaagaatgagactgttgataaacatccATGTTATTTACAGGAAGTGCAGATATCgcttaaatttttgagaatcgacagtcgatactatcgaaaaaaaGTTATCATGTCTCCCCAGATTTGCAAACGTTCGGACGAACATCCAAAACTTTTAAGTTTTGTCTACTTGTCTGTTTTACAATTTCGAATTTGCGAGaaagataagaaaaaattatggaCCGATCGCAATAAATAAAGGCTTATTACAtttacatttattgaaaaacagtaGGGCATGCCCTCTTATACAAGAAAAGTGTAcataataaaagagaaaaaaagatcaaaatACAAATGAACGACagaaaataaaacgaataaaaaaataaaacgaaaaacaGATCTTAAATACTCCCAATTAATGACGCAAAACGATTCAGAAGCTCCTGCTTACGAGTTCGTGGGAGTTCATTCCAAAAAAATGACTCCCCCAACGAATAAAGACAATGCAGGATGCGACCCACCGATATCGGAATGAGCAGACACGAAGACCTCTTCGTGTCTGCTATTATCTTCAGCATTAAATTCTCTTCCAGTTGAACTAATAGAAAAATTGCTGAAgtcaactttttattttttacagcatattaaagtcaaaattttgtcccaaaaatgcatctcttttccaaaatcttgaaaaaaaatgccATTTCACGATTTTATTCGAGTTTTCTTCGTTTAAAAGCCTTATgagtaaatttgtaaaattttaaaagatcctCTTAGCATTAAAAATATGATTCAAACTTACGagcttaagaaaatatttttgaaatttgctTATATCACTCCTTATTAAGTCATACCAGTCATACCCAAGGAGAATTTATTGCTATAAACGAGTAGAGATGTCTGGCATCTATATGTAAGTGATGGcgaagattttgcaaattcgtTCTATATAACAGTATAAAAGAGGCCCATATTCGGGAGAATGTTGAATTTTTACAtccgaaatataacaattttattttatacataaTCACGTCATcgtgtacggtaaaatgtatcgattatgacttaataaaatataatcactctgtAATGCCTACATTATAATTATCGACTGAAGAActgtcatttcttttttttaagacttgctcaaatatttttctcaaatgaataattattatttatcttcACCAATTCAGTTAGATTTCCAGagcctcgtgcacttttattgtgtatgaaagtttaatgcaaCGACTGTTTTCCGTTAGTGGACacaatattagtgaacaaaattcCATTCCTGATTTGAAATTCTCAGCGGAAAGttacaaaattaaagaaaataaaattgaatgaatttatcACTCTTTTCATCATatcatttttaaagtttatgaATATTAGGTTTTAACTGAGTTCAACAATACAATACAGCACTTTAAACACAATTCTGGATAATTATCGGCACACATCAATGTTTTgagtaatatttattttaaattgtgtttGGCATCACGTAATTTATGTAATATTCAACGCCATTAaccttttttattccaataaaataaaataaagttattatAACGCGAAAAAGTAAGAAATATGGAAGAAAACACGTCTGTATATATTTtggttattttatttacattatcCCGTacattgtatacaaaatataGATTATTAATAACAATTCTATcactacacaaaaaaatatcgaaacatTGAAGGATTATgtttttcataaactttttctGAATTCTGGGCACTCTTTCTGCAGCTTGGTTTCACGACAATAATCAGAAAGTTGTCCTAACACTTGTATTTTCGTTATActgcaattaaagaaagaaaatgttagCTTTCACAAATAAAGTACTAATTCACAATTCTTCCATCAATTTTATActtactttttcgaattttatcTCTTCTCTCTATGTACTCAACTCTAATGCACACGCTGGGGCCCTTCAAGACTCTAATTTATGTTAAACACCACTTTTCACAAGTTTGTGCTCGAAGTTGAATttctgcttagtaaacaaagcagaatttgacaatctggcagcgttatacaaaaagaacacaagttATACACAACCTGTCTATTTTacggaacaaatgtaactaaaatatatcagaacataatgttcatacaatttcatgacattatgtgaacataacaGCAAAAATATGTAATATAAATGACTTTCTATATTTTCTACATAGATTTAGTCGTTTTTACTCAAAAATAGATtgtattatgacttgtttatggATTTAAAAACATCTAGTCGTAATTTTAAGGAGAAATACCAATATAACatattaactggaatttatcaaataaaatgtattattgatattaatagaatataattgatattttctacacattttttagttaagttaTTTTCCAGGCATACAAtgcacataattttcagatattaTACTTCCAATGTGttcaatttttttgtagaaatagcACGATTACGTTAAAAGTATGTTAGTCACATTTAAGACACACATTATTTGGATAACAAATGTAGCTTGGATAGTAATAAGCCAATACATAGATTTAAAATAAGTCAAGTGGTGGATgttttaataaaacatttataaGATTTTCTTCTAAAGGAGCccacccaagaaacaattttttcttaatatagtgttGTAGAATTACTTAAGTACGGCATTAttgaaccaaaaatctttttatttgcttatagcGCTCTTGTTcccatcattgagattactataagtaaagagtcgcactcttaaggatcttaagagcttctataggaatttcta encodes the following:
- the LOC129808258 gene encoding uncharacterized protein LOC129808258 — protein: MIDLRIFLWLASLVFLGPISSLSPKDVDWCEIEKYHCKNAHHVACLDPKTDDNFFPSVKLIDSTEEFKQKLLKQINDNRNELAAGTFPGIPYQASRMMKVDWSETMEYLSRAELQRRNSSNYCRISSNGALDDTVETFSAKLPNLFISNKNQLDSFFDYFISLIFYSVFARTKIQKYNLVDIKANTVELYKLFENNTVNGASFTDQYLYGIGCAFSILPSFEDSPNRTDNDQELNSKFLCTLQHRFNYNYTYKIGPPCSECNLLKMRCSKYYPNLCEKYDEESEKVDIHSKIGSGSLANKTFGVLIILLSGFVIHHGIN